A window from Natronorubrum aibiense encodes these proteins:
- a CDS encoding SDR family oxidoreductase: MMLDNKTAVITGAGSGMGRATARLFAERGARVAVVDLDDDAAIETVSNIEDTVSENTAVAITADVSDPADVESFIEQTIEEFGSIDILHNNAGIPQESTPIEDVTEQTWDRIQDVNLKSAFLGAKYAVPHMREQGEGVILNTASTAGIRPRTGLSAYAASKGGMITLTKQLAHELAEDGIRVNAICPVATDTDMLPEFAGNNLSVDSMAKTIPLGRLAKPEDTASAAAFLASDEASMVTGTVLEVDGGRDI, encoded by the coding sequence ATGATGTTGGATAACAAAACAGCCGTCATTACCGGTGCGGGATCCGGAATGGGCCGGGCGACAGCCCGCCTGTTCGCGGAGCGTGGCGCTCGCGTCGCCGTTGTCGATCTTGATGACGATGCTGCTATCGAGACTGTTTCGAATATCGAAGACACTGTAAGTGAAAACACGGCTGTCGCGATAACTGCGGATGTCTCTGATCCAGCGGACGTAGAGTCGTTTATCGAGCAAACCATCGAAGAGTTTGGGAGCATTGATATTCTCCACAACAACGCCGGAATCCCCCAAGAGTCAACCCCGATTGAGGACGTGACCGAACAGACGTGGGACCGTATCCAGGACGTGAACCTGAAGAGCGCATTCCTTGGCGCTAAGTACGCCGTTCCCCATATGCGCGAACAGGGAGAGGGCGTCATTCTCAACACGGCATCTACGGCAGGTATTCGTCCTCGAACAGGCCTTTCAGCGTACGCTGCCTCCAAAGGAGGGATGATAACCCTCACGAAACAGCTGGCGCATGAACTCGCTGAGGACGGGATCAGAGTGAACGCTATCTGTCCGGTCGCAACAGACACCGACATGCTTCCGGAATTCGCGGGTAACAACCTGAGCGTCGACTCGATGGCTAAAACCATCCCTTTAGGTCGACTAGCCAAACCAGAAGACACCGCCAGCGCAGCCGCCTTCCTTGCTAGCGACGAGGCATCAATGGTGACAGGGACTGTACTCGAAGTGGATGGAGGACGGGATATCTAA
- a CDS encoding ArgE/DapE family deacylase: protein MVTKQAIYDAVDDREDQIVEFVREFLAVETENPPGRNYREGAEFLASELTNRGYNVETVTVPEEIVAEHYPQRVDHERVNVLGRKTGELSGPDIHFTGHFDVVPAGEDWSYDPYDPAVEGGRIYGRGASDMKSGIAASLFAIDALEATGIEIHGSVTQSMTVDEETGGFTGLGYLVDEGYISSENTDHCIYTECFDSSRICLGHRGVLKFHVTSHGVKSHGCMAHEGSNAVMAMNDFLGRIDEYEDELHARTTDLSVTPPESRSADISVTMIDAGYSENVVPDRCQATFYRVLVPGESIESARKEIRDLIDGAESATGQTFEYDEIMFAEPASVPADCTVSQAYTENILEFYDETNPVVSPGSDDQRFVVNNAGIEECIVYGPGLLEQAHVVDEFVPIDEIITAAKVMAASTADLMGATESFIDS from the coding sequence ATGGTTACCAAACAAGCCATCTACGATGCAGTCGACGACCGTGAGGATCAGATCGTCGAGTTTGTACGTGAATTTCTTGCCGTCGAAACAGAGAACCCACCCGGGAGGAACTATCGAGAGGGCGCAGAATTTCTTGCCAGCGAACTAACTAACCGAGGTTACAACGTCGAGACAGTTACCGTTCCCGAGGAAATCGTCGCAGAGCATTATCCCCAACGGGTAGATCACGAGCGCGTAAACGTACTGGGACGAAAAACAGGCGAGCTATCTGGACCGGATATCCACTTTACGGGTCATTTCGACGTCGTTCCTGCGGGGGAAGACTGGAGCTATGACCCTTACGATCCGGCTGTTGAAGGTGGTCGTATCTACGGGCGAGGCGCCAGTGACATGAAATCTGGTATCGCAGCAAGCCTCTTCGCCATCGATGCGCTCGAAGCTACCGGCATTGAAATTCACGGATCGGTCACCCAGAGCATGACCGTGGACGAAGAAACAGGTGGGTTCACCGGACTTGGATATCTCGTCGACGAGGGATACATTTCCTCGGAGAACACTGATCACTGCATCTACACGGAGTGTTTCGATTCTTCCAGAATATGTCTCGGTCATCGAGGCGTACTGAAATTCCACGTCACTTCCCATGGTGTGAAGTCCCACGGCTGCATGGCTCATGAGGGATCGAACGCCGTCATGGCGATGAATGATTTCCTCGGACGAATCGATGAATATGAGGATGAACTTCACGCCCGCACAACCGATCTCTCGGTCACGCCACCAGAGTCACGCAGCGCAGACATCTCGGTGACGATGATCGATGCTGGTTACTCCGAAAATGTCGTTCCCGACCGGTGCCAGGCGACATTCTATCGAGTTCTCGTTCCTGGTGAGTCCATTGAGAGCGCCCGCAAAGAGATACGCGACCTGATAGACGGTGCTGAATCGGCGACGGGCCAGACGTTCGAGTACGACGAAATCATGTTCGCTGAGCCTGCAAGTGTCCCGGCAGACTGCACAGTTAGCCAAGCGTATACGGAGAACATTCTCGAGTTCTATGATGAAACCAATCCCGTGGTCTCGCCCGGCTCTGACGACCAGCGGTTCGTCGTCAACAACGCGGGTATCGAGGAGTGCATCGTCTACGGTCCTGGGCTGCTTGAACAGGCCCATGTTGTTGACGAATTTGTACCGATCGACGAGATCATAACCGCGGCGAAGGTAATGGCCGCGTCGACAGCTGATCTGATGGGTGCCACCGAGTCATTTATTGACAGCTAA
- a CDS encoding Zn-dependent hydrolase, translating to MTLQIDHDRLVATMEEQATYGATEDGGLHRLALTESDREIRDWFVDQLQAAELTVRIDEFGNIFGRRKGSNPDAAPVLLGSHLDSQPNGGIYDGALGVVAALEFVRALNDEDIETVRPVEVVNWTNEEGSRFQPAMQGSGVWAGAHDIEVERSKTDDDGVALGEALDNIGYRGDIPAEPDSEYEAYLELHVEQGPKLAETGADVGVVTGIVGFTWGAVTFHGEADHSGPTPMHHRSDALVAAADLITAIRRIPGTLGDQTVGTVGYVDTKPNSINVIPGEVTVTWGFRDPDDEVVEQAYQRVLEEAEHVAKREGVDYETEERMRAPAISFSDRPVDAVRQAAENRDCRYLELISGAGHDATHLASVCDTSMVFAVSEGGKSHSPAEFTSWNDCYEAATVLANAALELANNVTK from the coding sequence ATGACGCTCCAGATTGACCATGATCGCCTCGTTGCGACGATGGAAGAGCAGGCAACATACGGCGCCACCGAGGACGGCGGCCTGCACCGACTTGCGCTCACTGAGTCCGATCGCGAAATCCGAGACTGGTTTGTCGACCAGCTACAGGCAGCCGAACTCACAGTCCGCATCGACGAATTCGGTAATATATTCGGCCGACGCAAAGGGAGCAATCCTGATGCTGCACCAGTGTTACTAGGCTCGCATCTTGATTCCCAGCCAAACGGTGGTATCTACGATGGGGCACTCGGCGTGGTCGCGGCCCTAGAGTTTGTCCGCGCGCTAAATGACGAAGATATCGAGACGGTTCGACCCGTTGAGGTCGTGAACTGGACGAACGAAGAAGGATCTCGTTTCCAGCCGGCAATGCAAGGCAGCGGCGTTTGGGCCGGCGCACATGACATTGAGGTCGAACGCTCAAAAACGGACGACGACGGTGTTGCGCTTGGCGAAGCGCTCGATAACATCGGTTATCGGGGAGACATCCCGGCAGAACCAGACTCCGAGTACGAAGCTTATCTCGAACTCCATGTCGAGCAGGGGCCGAAGCTCGCTGAGACCGGCGCAGACGTTGGGGTCGTCACCGGTATCGTCGGATTCACATGGGGTGCAGTTACTTTCCATGGCGAGGCAGATCACTCCGGACCGACACCGATGCATCACCGTAGTGACGCTCTTGTAGCGGCCGCGGATCTGATTACGGCGATTCGACGCATTCCTGGGACACTCGGCGATCAGACTGTTGGGACCGTCGGTTACGTCGATACCAAACCAAACTCCATCAACGTCATCCCTGGTGAAGTGACGGTAACATGGGGATTTCGCGATCCCGACGACGAAGTCGTCGAGCAAGCGTACCAGCGGGTACTTGAGGAGGCTGAGCATGTGGCTAAACGGGAAGGAGTCGATTACGAGACCGAAGAACGCATGCGTGCGCCAGCTATTTCTTTCTCAGATCGCCCTGTCGACGCTGTTCGTCAGGCAGCTGAGAATCGCGACTGCCGATACCTCGAATTGATCAGCGGTGCAGGCCACGATGCGACTCATCTTGCATCAGTCTGCGACACCAGCATGGTGTTTGCAGTCAGCGAGGGCGGCAAGAGCCACTCACCGGCAGAATTCACCAGTTGGAACGACTGCTACGAAGCGGCGACTGTTCTGGCGAACGCGGCACTTGAGCTTGCGAACAACGTGACAAAGTAG